A region from the Diadema setosum chromosome 13, eeDiaSeto1, whole genome shotgun sequence genome encodes:
- the LOC140236669 gene encoding cystathionine gamma-lyase-like, which yields MASKRQRTSEENGSNDVDNFVPFPGFGTAAIHAGQEPEQWNSRAVVPLISLSTTFKQDSPGVMPGGYEYSRGGNPTRTCLESCVAAIEGAKHALAFSSGLGATMAICHLMQAGDHLISMDDIYGGTNRYFQKILSKFDVETTFVDARYPERVAAAMRPNTKFVWLETPTNPTLKVVDIKAVSDIAHRQPGVAVVTDNTFSSPYFQRPLDHGADIVLYSATKYMNGHSDVVMGLVACNDEDIFKKLHFQLYAGGSVPSPFDCFLVNRGLKTLHIRMKQHYKNGLAVAKALESNPRVRKVIYPGLPSHPQYEVFKRQMRGFGGMVTFYLKGDLENSKVFLKSLKIFTLAESLGGYESLAELPGVMTHASVPPEQRKELGIDNSLIRLSVGLEDVEDLIQDLEQALKLAVPE from the exons ATGGCATCAAAGAGACAGAGAACCTCCGAGGAAAATGGATCAAACGACGTGGATAATTTCGTGCCGTTTCCTGGCTTCGGCACTGCTGCTATCCACGCCGGGCAGGAGCCCGAGCAGTGGAACTCTCGAGCCGTCGTCCCGCTGATATCCCTCTCGACCACGTTCAAGCAGGATTCTCCAGGAGTTATGCCAGGG GGATATGAGTACAGCCGTGGGGGAAACCCAACACGAACCTGCCTGGAGTCATGTGTTGCCGCTATCGAGGGAGCCAAGCATG CATTAGCCTTTAGCTCTGGACTTGGTGCTACCATGGCGATCTGTCACCTGATGCAAGCTGGCGACCACCTCATCAGCATGGATGACATCTACGGGGGCACCAACCGCTACTTCCAGAAAATCCTCTCAAAGTTTGACGTCGAGACCACGTTTGTCGATGCGCGGTACCCCGAGCGGGTAGCAGCAGCCATGCGGCCGAACACGAAG TTTGTTTGGCTGGAGACACCGACCAACCCTACCTTAAAGGTGGTGGACATCAAGGCGGTCAGTGACATCGCCCACCGACAGCCGGGAGTTGCCGTGGTTACTGACAACACATTCAGCTCACCCTACTTTCAG AGGCCTTTGGACCACGGGGCGGACATTGTCCTATACTCTGCCACCAAGTACATGAATGGCCACTCAGACGTCGTCATGGGATTGGTCGCCTGCAACGATGAGGACATCTTCAAGAAACTCCATTTCCAGCTGTATG CTGGTGGCAGTGTTCCATCACCATTTGACTGTTTCCTGGTCAATCGTGGTCTGAAGACGCTTCACATCAGAATGAAGCAGCATTACAAGAATGGCCTCGCCGTTGCTAAGGCCCTGGAGAGCAATCCTCGGGTCAGAAAGGTCATATATCCAG GTCTTCCCAGTCATCCTCAGTATGAGGTCTTTAAGCGGCAAATGAGGGGATTTGGAGGCATGGTGACGTTCTACCTCAAGGGCGACCTCGAGAACTCCAAGGTCTTCCTCAAGAGCCTCAAAATCTTCACATTGGCTGAGAGCCTTGGGGGTTACGAGAGTCTGGCTGAGCTGCC TGGCGTCATGACACATGCGTCCGTGCCTCCCGAGCAGCGCAAGGAGCTGGGCATCGACAACAGTCTCATCCGACTCTCTGTGGGTTTGGAGGACGTCGAGGATCTCATCCAGGACTTGGAACAGGCTCTCAAGCTTGCG